The genome window ACATTGTAAAGAAAGCAGAGACTGATATCGATCGTGACGTGAATAAGTTCTTTCTCGATAATGCTTATGGAATTAAAAAATTATTGGAAAAGAAGTATAAAGCAACGGAAGAACGTGAACGTAAAGAAGCGCAAGAGCGCGATCCTAAATTTATTGAACAGCGCTTGATAAAAGATACAGACGAAAAATTTGCATCTCAAGAAAAGAGAATAAAAGCACTCGAAGAAAGGTTAAAAGAAGCCATCGAGCGACTGGATGAACTCGATGGTGGTGCCGATAAGAAAAAAGATAAAAAGAAAAAGTAGCTAAAATTTAGCGAGTTTTCTGTTTTCTTATGATCGACGATAAAAGGCCCAAAGCAAAAATAGCTAAAAATGAGAATGAAACCCCTGATGCAAAAATTTTGTGCAAACACAGACTAAGTACAAAAAGACCACTGCAAATCCCTAGAAGCGGGATGATTTTGTTACTTGCGTGCTTTGCTGTTTGATGCACTGCAGCAAAAGCAGCGCATGCACTTAAAAGATGAGAGACTATTTGCCCAAAAACGGACATATTTTGCAAAGCAATCTGATTTGATGAGATCGCTAGCAACAAGCAGCCTAGTGTTGCTTTTGCCATGACACTGACATAAGGGACATGATGGTGTGTAAGTTGAGTGAAAAAGCGATCGCATGGAAAGTGTTTGTGTTGAGCTAGTGTGTATAAGTTCCAGCAATTGCTTGAAAGCACCGCAAAACAAGCGCCAACCATTGCTGCAAAAACCATGCTGTTGATGGTGTGTGCCAGAAATGGATGAAAATTACATACTTGCAAACCGAGCAGTAGCAAGGGTTTGTTTGATGCTGCCAGTGTCCATCCCAAAGCGCCAAAAAGGCAAAATTGAAAAATAGTGTAGCTGAGTGCTACCAGCAAAAACGACCAAATTATGACTCGTTTGATGCTGTGCTCAGGATCTTTGAGTAGATGGCCTATAGCGCAAATTATTTCAAAACCTGTTAAAGGAAAGATGCCCAAGGGAATAGTTGCAATAATGCCCGTTGGTGTAAAGTCTGCGAGTGAAAAATAATCTGGCATGAAAAAATATGAGCCGGCAATTATGGCAAACAGAATGGGGATGGCCTTAAGTGTTGTAAAAAAGTGCTGAGCAAAACCACCGATACGTAAACCTGCAACGTGTAGTAACGCAAGTGAAAATAAAAAGCATGCAACGAGCAGTAATGTATTGATATTTTGCAGAGTATTGAATCTGCTTTGTAAAAATAAAACGATCGTCTGAGCCAAGATGGCAAGTGTTGTTGTTTTACCAACAAAATAGCCCCAACCACTCATAAAGCCTGCAATGGGATGTAGGTACTCGGCGCTATAAACATACAAGCCACCAGAGACGGGATGTTGTTGCGCTAGCTGTGCCACAGAAAGAACAAGGGGTAGTAAAATAAGTGCCGCGACAATGTAACTTAAAAAACTAAAGCTACCAGCAAGTTGTGTCAGCGGCATTGGGTTGATAAAAACCCCAGCTCCAACCATGGTGTTTATGCAAATGAGAATGCCGACAAAAGCAGAAATTGAGCGGGGGGCTGACATAGATTATCCTTTGACGTAGCGCTTACAGTTAATAACAAAGAGCATGGTGAGGAGTTTGAGGCCATCACCAAGTAAAAATGGATATAACCCTGTGTTTAGCAACGCTGAGTGTGGCACAAACCATGCCAAGTATATAAGGCCGCACGAGAAATAAATAACTGCGCTTGCAAGTAGAATGGACAGATGAGAGATAATGTTACCATGCACAAGAGTTTTT of Campylobacterota bacterium contains these proteins:
- a CDS encoding amino acid permease; this translates as MSAPRSISAFVGILICINTMVGAGVFINPMPLTQLAGSFSFLSYIVAALILLPLVLSVAQLAQQHPVSGGLYVYSAEYLHPIAGFMSGWGYFVGKTTTLAILAQTIVLFLQSRFNTLQNINTLLLVACFLFSLALLHVAGLRIGGFAQHFFTTLKAIPILFAIIAGSYFFMPDYFSLADFTPTGIIATIPLGIFPLTGFEIICAIGHLLKDPEHSIKRVIIWSFLLVALSYTIFQFCLFGALGWTLAASNKPLLLLGLQVCNFHPFLAHTINSMVFAAMVGACFAVLSSNCWNLYTLAQHKHFPCDRFFTQLTHHHVPYVSVMAKATLGCLLLAISSNQIALQNMSVFGQIVSHLLSACAAFAAVHQTAKHASNKIIPLLGICSGLFVLSLCLHKIFASGVSFSFLAIFALGLLSSIIRKQKTR